A region from the Aeromicrobium choanae genome encodes:
- a CDS encoding ABC transporter permease: MTPTVDDPQAHGLTRVGGRPPLAEYLRGVAQRKDFIVSLAKFRIEAENQRQRLGMLWIVLKPILNAAVFGIVFGILMASTKSVPDFVAFLIIGVFMFEFFSACMGSGSKSITSNQALVQSLAFPRMALPISVVVQKFLQLVPTIGLLMIFLVVMGHLPTWNWLLMLPLTALYFLFCLGVALITARLTVHLPDLGNLLPFITRFFFYTTGIFFSFDIRFEGNPRLLQVIEFQPVYAFLSLSRELLLDSDPLYDVRMQFWPIIAVWSIGLLVIGTVFFWAAEERYGRVD, from the coding sequence ATGACCCCAACGGTCGACGACCCGCAGGCCCACGGCCTGACCCGGGTGGGCGGCCGACCCCCGCTGGCCGAATATCTGCGGGGCGTCGCGCAACGCAAGGACTTCATCGTCTCGCTGGCGAAGTTCCGCATCGAGGCCGAGAACCAGCGCCAGCGCCTGGGCATGCTGTGGATCGTCCTCAAGCCGATCCTCAACGCCGCGGTGTTCGGCATCGTCTTCGGCATCCTCATGGCCAGCACGAAGTCGGTCCCCGACTTCGTCGCGTTCCTGATCATCGGCGTGTTCATGTTCGAGTTCTTCTCCGCCTGCATGGGCAGCGGGTCGAAGTCGATCACGTCGAACCAGGCCCTCGTGCAGAGCCTCGCCTTCCCGCGGATGGCACTGCCGATCTCCGTGGTCGTGCAGAAGTTCCTCCAGCTGGTGCCCACGATCGGGCTGCTGATGATCTTCCTGGTCGTCATGGGTCACCTGCCCACGTGGAACTGGCTGCTGATGCTGCCGCTGACCGCCCTGTACTTCCTGTTCTGCCTCGGCGTCGCCCTCATCACCGCGCGGCTCACCGTGCACCTGCCGGACCTGGGGAACCTGCTGCCGTTCATCACGCGGTTCTTCTTCTACACGACCGGCATCTTCTTCAGCTTCGACATCCGCTTCGAGGGCAACCCCCGGCTGCTGCAGGTCATCGAGTTCCAGCCGGTCTACGCCTTCCTGAGCCTCTCGCGCGAGCTGCTGCTGGACTCGGACCCGCTGTACGACGTGCGGATGCAGTTCTGGCCCATCATCGCCGTCTGGTCGATCGGCCTGCTCGTGATCGGCACGG
- a CDS encoding TIGR03089 family protein, with protein MTTTLATVLRPSPTPVVTYYDVATGERVELSGVTLANWVAKVANFLVDELDAERGTRIRIGLPSHWLRYVWILGAWRVGAVVVDDAADIGLAGPDLEATEPVRLAASLRPLGGRFPAEPDGFLDVAIHVPSSPDVFIDLDPPAPDDLALELGGRTATHADLLSGPGLADRIVREPQPVADDAADLAAALAGGGSLVMVAGAGPDDLARIAAQEHARLGEEGR; from the coding sequence GTGACCACGACTCTCGCCACCGTACTTCGCCCCTCCCCCACCCCCGTGGTCACGTACTACGACGTCGCCACGGGCGAGCGCGTGGAGCTCAGCGGGGTGACCCTGGCCAACTGGGTCGCCAAGGTCGCCAACTTCCTCGTCGACGAGCTCGACGCCGAGCGCGGCACGCGGATCCGCATCGGCCTGCCCAGCCACTGGCTGCGCTACGTGTGGATCCTGGGCGCCTGGCGGGTCGGCGCGGTGGTCGTCGACGACGCCGCCGACATCGGCCTGGCCGGGCCCGACCTCGAGGCCACCGAGCCGGTGCGGCTCGCCGCCTCCCTGCGTCCCCTCGGCGGCCGGTTCCCCGCCGAGCCGGACGGCTTCCTCGACGTCGCGATCCACGTCCCGTCGAGCCCCGACGTCTTCATCGACCTCGATCCGCCCGCCCCGGACGACCTCGCGCTCGAGCTCGGCGGGCGCACGGCGACGCATGCCGATCTGCTCTCCGGCCCCGGTCTCGCGGACCGGATCGTGCGCGAGCCGCAGCCGGTCGCCGACGACGCCGCCGACCTCGCGGCGGCGCTGGCGGGAGGCGGCTCGCTGGTGATGGTTGCCGGCGCCGGCCCCGACGATCTCGCGCGCATCGCGGCGCAGGAGCACGCGCGGCTCGGCGAGGAGGGACGGTGA
- a CDS encoding WhiB family transcriptional regulator: protein MSLVGWIEGDDPELMWQERALCAQTDPESFFPEKGGSTREAKRVCLSCDVRGECLEYALAHDERFGIWGGLSERERRKLKKRA from the coding sequence ATGTCATTAGTCGGTTGGATCGAGGGCGACGACCCCGAGCTCATGTGGCAGGAGCGCGCGCTGTGCGCTCAGACCGACCCCGAGTCGTTCTTCCCCGAGAAGGGCGGCTCCACGCGGGAGGCCAAGCGTGTGTGCCTGAGCTGCGACGTCAGGGGTGAGTGCCTGGAGTACGCACTCGCTCACGACGAGCGCTTCGGCATCTGGGGTGGACTGTCCGAGCGAGAGCGTCGCAAGCTCAAGAAGCGCGCCTGA
- a CDS encoding glycosyltransferase family 2 protein → MHDDEPLDEPVAAWRSRPPTVVAVLVAHRGSRWLPQTLASLDRLHHRPDHLVLVHDDSDPATRDLLTGHAGASRIVQAPPGRGFGGQVAAALEAETEAYDWIWLLHDDQICDPDALSGLLDEATASDDIGIVGPKVREWPSLKRLLEVGLTVTGTGQRETMLESGEPDAGQHDRPRDVLAVGSAGMLVRRDVWERLGGTDPRLPLFFDDIDFGWRANRAGYRVRTAPRSIVFHAEASSNKRRVRRKGVREHAGERRAAALHTMLANSDPLRFLPMSIRLFVGSLLRFLGFIVGKDLRSARGEIMAMVTVFANPGPMIAARRRRKPLVRRSNRELGDLFAPFWMPYQHGLDLAASTMQAVVRPESVESLGLRTIGVPEDDEEDPVVVDQPPWWRRRPWLTWVIVLLAGSLVAARSVAAGQLFSPVLPASPDSVEAWWGLLFERSHAVGLGSADVAPAYVVPLAAVGLLAWFAPGAIPWILTVLAVPFAALTAHRFGRLVSDDRGVRMAWAVSYGLVVAVTGAVSGGRLGTVIVLVVAPLFANVLLRLVLEPTWTRAVLVGLWIALVAAFAPVAWALGIVALVVSALLVRPAARYLALSAVVGTALLGPWLLDRVLSGRIWWEAGNPVDAPASAWDVVTGTGGGPGAAPWWIAVPLLVLAVAALVPEATRRSVTGAWIVAVVGLAAGLLASVSTYVPFPGAPAVRAWAGLGAGLWLGGLLTAVLFAWPVLRTRRYRRWRRPAIALLAAFPILAGSWLVVRGIDDPLESGDARVVPAFLAARPGTTVVLTGDSESGIVADAVVGPGPYLGAEALRTTAEREQRLHDTVVSLVTTPTRDDVDELARLGVDSIYAPDVDLDLARRIDAAPGLAPKGSDSPDSRVWSVTSEVEAEPAPEAGPARPWLSGLWVLAWLGAFIGALPVRRTVASAPSPDEEDDA, encoded by the coding sequence ATGCACGACGACGAGCCCCTGGACGAGCCGGTCGCGGCGTGGCGTTCGCGCCCCCCGACCGTCGTCGCCGTCCTCGTCGCCCACCGCGGATCGCGGTGGCTGCCCCAGACCCTGGCCTCGCTCGACCGGCTCCACCACCGGCCCGACCACCTCGTCCTGGTCCATGACGACAGCGACCCCGCCACCCGCGATCTACTGACCGGCCACGCCGGTGCCAGCCGGATCGTGCAGGCACCGCCCGGGCGCGGGTTCGGCGGCCAGGTCGCCGCGGCGCTCGAGGCCGAGACCGAGGCCTACGACTGGATCTGGCTGCTGCACGACGACCAGATCTGCGATCCCGACGCCCTCTCCGGACTCCTCGACGAGGCCACCGCCTCTGACGACATCGGCATCGTCGGCCCCAAGGTGCGGGAGTGGCCCTCGCTGAAGCGCCTGCTCGAGGTGGGCCTCACCGTCACCGGCACCGGCCAGCGCGAGACCATGCTCGAGTCCGGCGAGCCCGACGCCGGGCAGCACGACCGCCCGCGCGACGTCCTCGCGGTGGGCTCGGCGGGCATGCTCGTGCGGCGCGACGTCTGGGAGCGCCTGGGCGGCACCGACCCACGGCTCCCGCTGTTCTTCGACGACATCGACTTCGGCTGGCGCGCCAATCGCGCCGGCTACCGCGTGCGCACCGCGCCGCGATCGATCGTGTTCCACGCCGAGGCCAGCAGCAACAAGCGGCGCGTCCGGCGCAAGGGCGTCCGCGAGCACGCGGGCGAGCGCCGCGCCGCCGCACTGCACACGATGCTGGCCAACAGCGACCCGCTGCGGTTCCTGCCCATGAGCATCCGCCTGTTCGTCGGCTCGCTGCTGAGGTTCCTCGGCTTCATCGTCGGCAAGGACCTGCGGTCGGCGCGCGGCGAGATCATGGCGATGGTCACGGTGTTCGCCAACCCGGGCCCCATGATCGCCGCCCGCCGCCGCCGCAAGCCGCTGGTCCGGCGCTCCAACCGCGAGCTCGGCGACCTCTTCGCCCCCTTCTGGATGCCCTACCAGCACGGCCTCGACCTCGCCGCGTCCACGATGCAGGCGGTCGTGCGGCCCGAGTCGGTCGAGTCGCTCGGGCTGCGCACGATCGGCGTCCCGGAGGACGACGAGGAGGACCCGGTCGTCGTCGACCAGCCGCCGTGGTGGCGCCGCCGGCCGTGGCTGACCTGGGTCATCGTGCTGCTCGCCGGCTCGCTCGTCGCCGCCCGCTCGGTTGCGGCCGGTCAGCTGTTCAGCCCGGTCCTGCCCGCCTCACCGGACTCCGTCGAGGCGTGGTGGGGGCTGCTGTTCGAGCGGTCGCACGCGGTCGGTCTCGGCAGTGCCGACGTCGCCCCCGCCTACGTGGTGCCGCTCGCGGCGGTCGGTCTGCTCGCGTGGTTCGCCCCCGGGGCGATCCCGTGGATCCTCACCGTCCTGGCGGTGCCGTTCGCGGCCCTGACGGCCCATCGGTTCGGCCGCCTCGTCAGCGACGACCGCGGGGTGCGGATGGCCTGGGCCGTCTCGTACGGCCTCGTCGTCGCCGTCACCGGCGCCGTCTCCGGCGGCCGTCTCGGCACGGTGATCGTGCTCGTGGTGGCGCCGCTCTTCGCCAACGTCCTGCTGCGGCTCGTGCTCGAGCCCACCTGGACCCGGGCGGTGCTCGTCGGGCTGTGGATCGCGCTCGTGGCCGCGTTCGCGCCCGTCGCGTGGGCGCTCGGGATCGTGGCGCTCGTGGTCAGCGCCCTGCTCGTGCGTCCCGCCGCGCGGTACCTCGCGCTCAGCGCCGTCGTGGGCACGGCGCTGCTCGGACCGTGGCTCCTCGACCGCGTCCTCTCCGGGCGCATCTGGTGGGAGGCCGGCAATCCCGTCGACGCACCCGCCTCCGCGTGGGACGTCGTCACCGGAACGGGCGGCGGCCCCGGTGCCGCGCCGTGGTGGATCGCGGTGCCCCTGCTCGTGCTCGCCGTCGCCGCACTCGTGCCCGAGGCCACCCGTCGTTCGGTCACCGGCGCCTGGATCGTCGCGGTCGTCGGCCTGGCCGCCGGACTGCTCGCGTCCGTCTCGACCTACGTGCCCTTCCCCGGCGCGCCCGCCGTGCGGGCGTGGGCCGGGCTGGGGGCGGGGCTGTGGCTGGGCGGCCTGCTCACCGCCGTGCTCTTCGCCTGGCCCGTCCTGCGCACCCGGCGGTACCGGCGCTGGCGGCGACCCGCGATCGCGCTGCTCGCGGCATTCCCGATCCTGGCCGGCAGCTGGCTGGTCGTCCGGGGGATCGACGACCCGCTGGAGTCCGGCGACGCTCGGGTCGTGCCCGCCTTCCTGGCGGCCCGGCCCGGCACCACGGTCGTCCTCACCGGCGACTCCGAGTCCGGGATCGTCGCCGACGCCGTCGTCGGCCCGGGCCCGTACCTCGGAGCGGAGGCACTGCGCACCACCGCCGAGCGTGAGCAGCGGTTGCACGACACCGTCGTCTCGCTCGTCACGACGCCCACGCGCGACGACGTCGACGAGCTGGCCCGGCTGGGCGTCGACAGCATCTACGCCCCGGACGTGGACCTGGACCTCGCGCGCCGCATCGACGCCGCGCCCGGCCTGGCCCCGAAGGGCAGCGACTCACCCGACTCGCGGGTCTGGTCGGTGACCTCCGAGGTGGAGGCCGAGCCCGCGCCCGAGGCCGGTCCCGCCCGCCCGTGGCTCTCCGGGCTGTGGGTGCTGGCCTGGCTCGGCGCGTTCATCGGCGCGCTGCCCGTGCGGCGCACCGTGGCCTCCGCGCCCTCGCCCGACGAGGAGGACGACGCATGA
- a CDS encoding DUF5719 family protein, translating to MTTRFPVRFILPVIALLLVGAVWFVPEPEPPVVAGGSQTVEVRQTVWACPVQSGWTVAAGQVAPGTEAVARPIPSEAAADPVWAQADRWRTAEPGGDALVLEQSGEGSGSVGYVAGTTKGDAVLGACPAVVDEAWFTGLGDRGRSDATITLVNLGENRAVADLTWWGTNGPIQSLDTSGLVVEAGQQREIEVDRVAAGEGVVAAHVSRRRGSLTAMALDAGPGGTDLLTPAPGPATEQVLAGLPEGDGTRLALVNPGTSTAHVAVAVRGPEGSFAAQGLEDVTVEPESTRVVAIPGSVDLDRASLAITSDLPVVASASVETDGDVARIAPAPSLTGPAVVPVRLGGTAVRTVLTSKDAAEVQVEAFSASMESLGTSQVVLQAGVSALVPAPKGRPAYLVLTPKEGQQVMAGAWQVDGDRVAATAVRPAPVSVIAPGVSVR from the coding sequence ATGACCACTCGATTCCCCGTGCGCTTCATCCTCCCCGTGATCGCACTGCTGCTCGTCGGGGCGGTCTGGTTCGTGCCCGAGCCGGAGCCACCCGTCGTCGCCGGGGGCAGCCAGACCGTGGAGGTGCGCCAGACCGTCTGGGCGTGCCCCGTGCAGTCCGGCTGGACCGTGGCCGCCGGGCAGGTCGCGCCGGGCACCGAGGCCGTGGCGCGGCCCATCCCGTCGGAGGCGGCGGCCGATCCCGTGTGGGCGCAGGCTGATCGCTGGCGCACGGCCGAGCCCGGCGGTGACGCGCTCGTGCTCGAGCAGTCCGGCGAGGGCTCCGGCTCGGTCGGCTACGTCGCCGGAACCACCAAGGGCGACGCCGTGCTCGGCGCGTGCCCGGCGGTGGTCGACGAGGCCTGGTTCACCGGCCTCGGCGACCGAGGACGCTCCGACGCCACGATCACGCTGGTCAATCTCGGCGAGAACCGCGCCGTCGCCGACCTGACGTGGTGGGGCACCAACGGCCCGATCCAGTCGCTCGACACGTCGGGCCTCGTCGTCGAGGCCGGACAGCAGCGCGAGATCGAGGTCGACCGGGTCGCCGCAGGTGAGGGAGTCGTCGCGGCGCACGTGTCGCGGCGGCGGGGCTCGCTCACGGCGATGGCGCTCGACGCGGGGCCGGGCGGGACCGACCTGCTCACGCCCGCGCCCGGGCCTGCCACCGAACAGGTCCTGGCCGGTCTCCCCGAGGGCGACGGCACGCGCCTCGCCCTGGTCAACCCCGGCACGTCCACGGCCCACGTCGCCGTGGCCGTGCGGGGCCCTGAGGGCTCCTTCGCGGCCCAGGGGCTCGAGGACGTGACGGTCGAGCCCGAGTCGACGCGGGTCGTGGCGATCCCCGGCTCGGTCGACCTCGATCGCGCCTCGCTGGCGATCACGTCCGACCTTCCCGTGGTGGCCTCGGCGTCGGTGGAGACCGACGGCGACGTCGCGCGGATCGCGCCGGCTCCCTCGCTCACCGGACCCGCTGTCGTGCCCGTCCGGCTCGGGGGCACCGCGGTGCGGACCGTGCTGACGAGCAAGGACGCGGCCGAGGTGCAGGTCGAGGCGTTCTCCGCCTCGATGGAGTCGCTCGGCACGAGCCAGGTCGTGCTGCAGGCCGGCGTCTCGGCGCTCGTCCCGGCGCCCAAGGGCCGGCCGGCCTACCTCGTGCTCACCCCCAAGGAGGGCCAGCAGGTGATGGCCGGGGCGTGGCAGGTCGACGGCGACCGCGTCGCCGCCACCGCGGTGCGTCCGGCGCCGGTCTCGGTGATCGCCCCGGGCGTCTCGGTGCGCTGA
- a CDS encoding metallopeptidase family protein — MASEPGPAPEVHGPRPGRSRDRRGRGPRGVMSLPGPLSPHGAPAHRNPREAFDDLVAGVLTRLDHHFAREPDHVEVVVEEAPLLPPGWDEPVPRSIVNTAPGGFRIVIYRLPVIGRARSAADLEEHVWTVLLTRLGEVWHHDPEDLDPRP; from the coding sequence ATGGCCAGCGAACCCGGACCCGCACCCGAGGTCCACGGCCCTCGTCCCGGCCGCTCTCGCGACCGGCGCGGTCGCGGACCGCGGGGCGTGATGTCGCTGCCCGGCCCGCTCTCGCCGCACGGGGCTCCGGCCCACCGCAACCCTCGCGAGGCCTTCGACGACCTCGTCGCCGGGGTGCTGACGCGGCTCGACCACCACTTCGCGCGCGAGCCCGATCACGTCGAGGTGGTCGTCGAGGAGGCTCCCCTGCTGCCGCCCGGCTGGGACGAGCCGGTCCCCCGCAGCATCGTGAACACGGCCCCGGGAGGCTTCCGGATCGTGATCTACCGGCTGCCCGTGATCGGCCGCGCCCGCAGTGCCGCCGATCTCGAGGAGCACGTCTGGACCGTCCTGCTGACGCGGCTCGGCGAGGTCTGGCACCACGACCCCGAGGACCTCGACCCGCGCCCCTGA
- a CDS encoding DUF3499 domain-containing protein has product MGLQRRCSRAGCPNSAVATLTYVYADSVAVLGPLATYAEPHAYDLCSRHAERLSAPQGWSVVRLAPEFTEPEPTHDDLVALAEAVREAGRPAPEPTPGEASPVLRLVRDDSATVVP; this is encoded by the coding sequence GTGGGACTGCAACGTCGATGCTCGCGCGCAGGCTGCCCGAACTCCGCGGTGGCCACCTTGACGTACGTGTACGCCGACTCGGTCGCCGTGCTCGGCCCGCTGGCCACCTATGCCGAGCCCCATGCGTACGACCTGTGCTCGCGTCACGCCGAGCGCCTCTCCGCGCCGCAGGGGTGGAGCGTCGTCCGGCTGGCCCCGGAGTTCACCGAGCCCGAGCCCACGCACGACGACTTGGTCGCGCTCGCCGAGGCCGTCCGCGAGGCCGGCCGCCCGGCCCCCGAGCCCACCCCCGGCGAGGCCTCGCCCGTGCTGCGCCTGGTGCGCGACGACTCGGCTACGGTGGTTCCGTGA
- a CDS encoding Trm112 family protein, with amino-acid sequence MNLDPALVEILVCPQCRSGLFVDAEADELVCNGCALAYPVRRDVPVMLVDEARSLDVS; translated from the coding sequence GTGAACCTCGATCCAGCCCTCGTCGAGATCCTGGTGTGCCCGCAGTGCCGCTCCGGCCTGTTCGTGGACGCCGAGGCCGACGAGCTCGTGTGCAACGGATGCGCCCTCGCGTACCCGGTCCGCCGCGACGTCCCGGTCATGCTGGTCGACGAGGCGCGTTCGCTCGACGTCTCCTGA